One region of Plasmodium vivax chromosome 7, whole genome shotgun sequence genomic DNA includes:
- a CDS encoding hypothetical protein (encoded by transcript PVX_098785A): MSNDEVKFIEEEYKQFYDKFSYINENTFCVEINMSEENEEESKDMATQKMLKLVIQFDGHHFEVLNEQTHRGTGTKKTQFESIEQIFDTFCPQSFKKFVSQGITRRLNSDFVKVDLVHNLYKNKKWREIKLNKFESIENVKKKIYTHTGTPHNHMDLYAYDELNVESSQVHLRNDHMCLNDYQVRDNYTIYVQDKKNAIPNDIIYQMDDDEKLNQLRHLKYEMKEEDYEKRQDTFRNFIKKFRARGEAAPSGEGHPNREDPPKWGDPPKWGRPPPQPPLR, encoded by the exons ATGAGTAACGACGAAGTGAAATTTATCGAAGAGGAATACAAGCAGTTTTACGATAAATTTTCCtacataaatgaaaacacattttgcgtagaaataaatatgagtgaggaaaatgaggaggagtCCAAAGATATGGCCACCCAGAAAATGTTAAAACTGGTCATCCAATTTGACGGTCACCATTTCGAAGTGTTAAATGAGCAAACACATCGGGGAACTGGCACCAAAAAAACACAGTTTGAAAGCATTGAACAAATTTTCGATACCTTTTGTCCACAGTCCTTTAAGAAGTTCGTCAGCCAAGGCATCACAAGGAGGTTGAATTC CGACTTCGTGAAGGTCGACCTCGTACACAACCTGTacaagaacaaaaaatggagagaaatAAAACTGAACAAATTCGAAAGCAtagaaaatgtgaagaagaaaatatacacacacacggGTACCCCCCACAACCATATGGACCTCTATGCATATGACGAGCTAAACGTAGAGAGCAGCCAAGTGCACCTAAGGAACGATCACATGTGCCTTAACGATTACCAGGTGAGGGACAACTACACCATCTACGTACAGGACAAAAAGAATGCCATCCCCAACGATATCATTTATCAAATGGATGATGATGAGAAATTAAACCAATTGAGACATTTGAAATATGAgatgaaggaggaggactaTGAGAAGCGCCAGGACACGTTTaggaattttataaaaaagttcaGGGCGCGTGGGGAGGCGGCTCCAAGTGGGGAAGGCCACCCAAATAGGGAAG atccacccaaatggggagatccacccaaatggggaagaccCCCTCCACAACCCCCCCTACGATGA
- a CDS encoding hypothetical protein, conserved (encoded by transcript PVX_098780A), with translation MREDPHDGECEQRGSAVMLNNERSSEGVNRGMPLDLANYHGEEGDCGEEQGHPGRTFLYMERTDEPPGACTKLILNFKKLKLRSEQDFAQMVRQNCATILDTLKKAEVGIAAAAINNIGIPSLKDKNGQSVKCNNEGEAKNRIVWELDLSYNYFVHLSIGNVLYVLMQNRIISQGGVLKVRNLATINIRKNLLTLFPHWGEYKLESLLHLCLSHNEICEVASTGGSPTNGLRPPAEMETRPACAPNVERDPLFVAETKGERPGEEGALNWQAPNLTHLYLQNNKITSLQFVKYLLNGHKNVSHINISFNRIKSLNDFPFLANLKQFDLSFNTQLSCLLGDKQVERKRGDSLLSAYEHEGAGKQNGHARSNFFNIPSRGDKQLNHQNIFAALKYFFPNLESLNLKHTPLLSRLAG, from the coding sequence ATGAGGGAAGATCCGCATGATGGTGAGTGCGAACAAAGGGGAAGTGCCGTAATGCTAAACAACGAACGAAGCAGCGAGGGTGTAAACAGGGGGATGCCCCTTGATCTGGCTAACTACCACGGGGAAGAAGGCGACTGTGGAGAAGAACAGGGACACCCTGGAAGGACCTTCCTTTACATGGAACGGACAGATGAGCCACCAGGTGCCTGCACAAAGCtcatattaaattttaaaaaactaaaGTTAAGGAGCGAACAGGATTTTGCCCAAATGGTACGTCAAAACTGTGCAACCATATTGGATACCTTAAAAAAGGCAGAGGTGGGGATAGCAGCAGCTGCCATTAACAACATAGGGATACCTTCCCTAAAGGATAAAAACGGCCAATCGGTCAAATGTAATAACgagggagaggcaaaaaatcGAATTGTGTGGGAATTGGATCTGTCCTACAATTACTTTGTGCACCTCTCCATTGGCAACGTTTTGTATGTTCTTATGCAGAATCGAATAATTAGCCAGGGGGGTGTTTTAAAGGTACGCAATTTAGCAACAATAAACatacgaaaaaatttattaactCTTTTTCCCCACTGGGGGGAGTACAAATTGGAGAGTCTGCTCCACTTGTGTTTGTCGCACAATGAGATTTGTGAAGTGGCATCGACGGGCGGTTCACCCACGAATGGTTTACGCCCGCCTGCCGAAATGGAGACACGCCCAGCTTGCGCACCTAACGTGGAGAGAGATCCCCTCTTCGTAGCCGAGACGAAGGGAGAACGCCCTGGTGAAGAAGGGGCACTGAACTGGCAAGCACCCAATTTGACTCACCTTTATTTGCAAAACAACAAAATTACGTCTCTCCAATTTGTTAAGTACTTACTCaatgggcacaaaaatgtttCCCACATAAATATCAGCTTTAATAGAATAAAGTCGTTAAAtgacttcccctttttggcaaaTTTGAAGCAGTTCGATTTATCCTTTAACACGCAATTGTCATGTCTCCTTGGTGACAAGCAAGTTgagcgcaaaaggggggatagCCTTCTCAGCGCGTATGAGCACGAAGGGGCGGGTAAACAGAACGGCCACGCCaggagcaatttttttaacatcccCTCACGTGGCGATAAACAGTTAAATCAtcaaaacatttttgctgcgttgaagtattttttccccaatttggaAAGCCTTAATTTGAAACACACACCATTGCTTAGCAGGTTAGCGGGTTAG
- a CDS encoding hypothetical protein (encoded by transcript PVX_098795A): protein MSEENEQHKDALLQEMTEYKNNSKKFPDMLRSYVKENISDQRLAERFLKEFDDSYLKIMNLDELELLCSFILKRKNVQVK from the exons atgagcgaagaaaatgaacaacACAAAGATGCCCTCCTCCAAGAAATGACTGAATACAAAAACAACAGCAAGAAGTTCCCAGATATGCTGAGAAGTTACGTAAAGGAGAATATCTCAGATCAGAGGCTCGCAGAAAG atttttaaaagaattcgATGACTCCTACTTAAAGATTATGAACCTTGATGAACTGGAGCTTCTCTGCTCGTTCAtcctgaagaggaaaaacgtCCAAGTGAAGTAG